One stretch of Lemur catta isolate mLemCat1 chromosome 2, mLemCat1.pri, whole genome shotgun sequence DNA includes these proteins:
- the LOC123632157 gene encoding cleavage stimulation factor subunit 3-like: protein MAGVGATEQAAEYVLEKVKKAKKKLEENPYDLDAWSILI, encoded by the coding sequence atggcaggagTCGGAGCCACGGAGCAGGCAGCTGAGTATGTCCTAGAGAAGGTGAAGAAAGCCAAAAAGAAATTAGAAGAGAATCCATATGACCTTGATGCTTGGAGCATTCTCATTTGA